From the genome of Trueperaceae bacterium, one region includes:
- a CDS encoding beta-lactamase family protein: protein MPAFPTGLAATLAEVADSARSEAGSPGLGISVFTATDVILERGFGHRDREAALPVTPETVFGVASITKSFTALTALGLRERGLLSLEDEVGRYLPFARLWSDGPPARLHHFLSHASGLPPTPTMTWLRHASQAGDPVSAAPTLAEAKLTLAPGVTGMSGTPARSLADVDASAAAIPDDDAERRIATLASRVASFAGLSAWLDAHAMPLAAPGELYSYSNDAFCLVGGVIERVAGEPYARAVEREVLAPLGMRRSRFDLEGVLADPDHATVYARDARGAVVRSPAWQTTGVMQGGGMLKSTLVDLRAYVRHLMAGGARELVEPRIVSGPGASYGLGLARRDDYHGLTIISHGGSLKGVSSAIGYSPQLGIGIVILSNLEGVPAEQLLVSVVNACAGLPLDTVAYDPAPYDPAPYADSPGATAAGEPGSVIGDYLSGEPYGRTRLYLSEAGELRAEVGWPPLDVPAFVVGPDEVALVYPARKAAARVLRDGGGKVWGLQSGRVMRRL from the coding sequence ATGCCCGCCTTCCCCACCGGCCTTGCCGCTACGCTGGCAGAAGTCGCCGATTCAGCTCGCTCCGAGGCCGGGAGCCCCGGCCTCGGCATCAGCGTCTTCACCGCCACCGATGTGATCCTCGAGCGGGGCTTCGGTCACCGCGACCGCGAGGCTGCTCTGCCGGTCACGCCCGAGACCGTCTTCGGGGTCGCCTCCATCACCAAGTCGTTCACGGCGCTCACCGCGCTGGGGTTGCGGGAGCGGGGCCTGCTGAGCCTCGAGGACGAGGTGGGGCGTTACCTGCCGTTCGCGCGCCTCTGGTCGGACGGCCCGCCGGCGCGCCTCCACCACTTCCTTAGTCATGCGAGCGGCCTGCCGCCCACGCCGACGATGACGTGGCTGCGCCACGCCAGCCAGGCGGGCGATCCGGTCTCCGCCGCGCCCACGCTGGCCGAGGCCAAGCTCACGCTCGCGCCGGGCGTCACGGGCATGTCCGGAACCCCCGCCAGGTCGCTGGCGGACGTCGACGCTTCGGCCGCCGCCATCCCAGATGACGACGCGGAGCGTCGCATCGCCACCTTGGCCTCACGGGTCGCCTCGTTCGCGGGCCTGAGCGCATGGCTGGACGCGCACGCCATGCCCCTGGCCGCGCCGGGCGAGCTCTACTCGTACAGCAACGACGCCTTCTGCTTGGTCGGCGGCGTCATCGAGCGGGTGGCAGGCGAGCCGTACGCGCGGGCGGTCGAGCGCGAGGTCCTGGCGCCGCTGGGCATGCGCCGCTCACGGTTCGACCTCGAGGGCGTGCTGGCCGACCCGGACCACGCCACGGTCTACGCGCGCGACGCCCGTGGAGCGGTCGTGCGCTCGCCGGCCTGGCAGACGACGGGAGTCATGCAGGGGGGCGGCATGCTCAAGAGCACGCTCGTGGACCTACGGGCTTACGTGCGCCACCTCATGGCGGGCGGCGCTCGCGAGCTGGTCGAGCCCCGCATCGTCAGTGGTCCTGGAGCTAGCTACGGCCTGGGCCTTGCCCGCCGCGACGACTACCACGGTCTCACGATCATCAGCCACGGCGGTAGCCTCAAGGGCGTCTCAAGCGCCATCGGCTACTCGCCGCAGCTCGGCATCGGGATCGTGATCCTGTCGAACCTCGAGGGCGTGCCGGCGGAGCAGCTCCTCGTGAGCGTGGTGAACGCATGCGCCGGGCTGCCGCTCGACACGGTGGCCTACGACCCGGCGCCCTACGACCCCGCGCCTTACGCCGACTCGCCAGGCGCGACAGCGGCCGGCGAGCCCGGGTCGGTCATAGGCGACTACCTCTCGGGCGAGCCGTACGGACGGACGCGCCTCTACCTGTCGGAGGCGGGGGAGCTGCGCGCCGAGGTCGGCTGGCCGCCCCTCGACGTGCCCGCGTTCGTGGTCGGCCCGGACGAGGTGGCGCTCGTCTACCCGGCCAGGAAGGCGGCCGCGCGCGTGCTGCGCGACGGCGGCGGGAAGGTGTGGGGGCTGCAGTCCGGGCGCGTGATGCGGAGGTTGTAG